The Flavobacterium johnsoniae UW101 genomic interval TTTGATGAAGCACACCGTTCTCAGTTTGGAGAAGCTCAAAAGAACCTGAATAAGAAGTTTAAAAAATTCTATCAATTTGGTTTTACCGGCACGCCGATATTTGCAGGAATAAATGCACTTGGTGCAGAAAGTACTCAAAGTGTGTTTGGTTGCGAATTGCATTCTTATGTAATTACAGATGCGATTAGAGATGAAAAAGTACTGAAATTCAAAGTAGATTACAATGATGTTCGTCCACAATTTAAAAGTATAGAAACTGAGATTGATGAAAAAAAATTAACTGCTGCAGAAAACAAAAAAGCATTTTTACATCCTGCCCGTATCAAAGAAGTTTCACAATACATCCTTAAGAATTTTAGAATTAAAACGCATAGGAATCAAGGTACAAACAAAGGTTTTAATGCCATGTTTGCTGTAAGTAGTGTGGATGCAGCCAAATGTTATTATGAAGAATTAAACCACCTGCAAAAAGAAAGTGAAAAACCATTAAGAATAGCAACGATATTCTCTTACGCTGCCAATGAAGAGCAAAGTGCCATTGGTGAAATTGTCGATGAAAACTTTGAGCCAACGGCATTGGACAGCAGTGCCAAAGAATTTTTAACGGCAGCAATAAACGACTACAACACAATGTTTAAAACAAGTTTTGGAGTCGAGAGCAAAGAGTTCCAAAACTATTACCGTGATCTTGCAAAACGTGTAAAAAATAAAGAAATTGACCTTATCATCGTAGTTGGTATGTTTCTTACTGGCTTTGATGCTCCAACGCTTAACACTCTGTTTGTCGATAAGAACCTGCGTTATCATGGTTTAATGCAAGCTTTTTCTCGTACTAATCGTATTTATGATGCTACAAAAACCTTTGGAAACATTATTACTTTCAGAGATTTAGAAACAGCTACTGTAGATGCTATAACCTTATTTGGAGACAAAAACACAAAAAACGTAGTACTTGAAAAGAGCTATAAAGAATATTTAGAAGGTTTTACAGACATTGCAACAGGACATGCACGTAGAGGTTTCATAGATGTGGTAAAAGACTTAAATGAAAAATTCCCTAATCACAATGAAATTGTAACGGAAAAAGATAAAAAAGAATTCTCAAAATTATTCGGAGAGTATTTACGAGTGGAAAATATCTTGCAGAATTACGATGAGTTTACCAATCTCAAAGCATTTCAAGGTATTGATCTAAATGATGGTCAAGCCATTCAGGAATTCAAAGAAAACTACTTTGTGTCAGACAATGATATTGCAATAATGCAAGAGATAAGTTTGTTACCGGAACGAACAATTCAAGATTATCGTTCTACTTATAATGACATACGCGATTGGTTAAGACGTGAAAAAAGCGGAAAAGAAGCTGAAGAATCCACTATAGATTGGGATGATGTTGTCTTCGAAATAGACCTACTTAAATCTCAAGAAATTAACCTGGATTATATTCTTGAATTGATTTTTGAACATAATAAAAAGAATAAAGACAAAGCCACCTTGATAGAAGAAATCCGCCGGGTGATTCGTGCAAGTATAGGCAACAGAGCAAAAGAAAGTTTAGTAGTAGATTTTATAAATGAAACAGACCTTGAAACCATTCAAGATAAAGCAAATGTTATAGATTCATTCTTCAAATATGCTCAGGAAAAACAAAAAAAGGAGGCTTCAGAATTAATTACAGATGAAAACTTAAATGAGGAAGAAGCAAAACGATATATTACAGCATCTTTAAAGCGTGAATTTGCCAATGAAAACGGAACTGAACTCAATGCAATTTTACCTAAAATGAGTCCTTTAAATCCTCAGTATTTGACGAAAAAGCAAAGTGTATTCCAGAAAATTAGCTTCTTTGTCGACAAATTTAAAGGAGTTGGAGGGCAATTGTAAATGAAATTACAAATAATAATTACAAACTAATGAGTACTATAATAGGTATATGGAATGCAAGTGGCAAAGGGAAATCATCCTCCATTT includes:
- a CDS encoding type I restriction endonuclease subunit R, encoding MSQYKTIAESNNFIVLDKYDKYSVLNEAPSSYQTEAALEKELIQDLINQGYENPDLNSMEALLANVRVQLQALNNMAFSDSEWTRFVEEYLDKPSDNLVEKTRKIHENYIYDFVFDDGHIQNIYLVDKKNIARNKVQVIKQFEQKGTHANRYDVTILINGLPLVQVELKKRGVAIREAFNQVHRYTKESLNSTNSLFKYLQVFVISNGTDSRYFANTVERNKNSFDFTMNWAKADNTLIKDLKDFTTTFFEKRTLLNVLLTYSVFDTSDTLLIMRPYQIAATERMLWKIQSSFQAKNWSKVESGGYIWHTTGSGKTLTSFKAARLATELDFIDKVFFVVDRKDLDFQTMKEYQRFSPDSVNGSDSTAGLKRNLEKDDNKIIVTTIQKLNNLMKTESDLAIYQKQVVFIFDEAHRSQFGEAQKNLNKKFKKFYQFGFTGTPIFAGINALGAESTQSVFGCELHSYVITDAIRDEKVLKFKVDYNDVRPQFKSIETEIDEKKLTAAENKKAFLHPARIKEVSQYILKNFRIKTHRNQGTNKGFNAMFAVSSVDAAKCYYEELNHLQKESEKPLRIATIFSYAANEEQSAIGEIVDENFEPTALDSSAKEFLTAAINDYNTMFKTSFGVESKEFQNYYRDLAKRVKNKEIDLIIVVGMFLTGFDAPTLNTLFVDKNLRYHGLMQAFSRTNRIYDATKTFGNIITFRDLETATVDAITLFGDKNTKNVVLEKSYKEYLEGFTDIATGHARRGFIDVVKDLNEKFPNHNEIVTEKDKKEFSKLFGEYLRVENILQNYDEFTNLKAFQGIDLNDGQAIQEFKENYFVSDNDIAIMQEISLLPERTIQDYRSTYNDIRDWLRREKSGKEAEESTIDWDDVVFEIDLLKSQEINLDYILELIFEHNKKNKDKATLIEEIRRVIRASIGNRAKESLVVDFINETDLETIQDKANVIDSFFKYAQEKQKKEASELITDENLNEEEAKRYITASLKREFANENGTELNAILPKMSPLNPQYLTKKQSVFQKISFFVDKFKGVGGQL